One Pararhizobium sp. IMCC3301 DNA segment encodes these proteins:
- a CDS encoding TAXI family TRAP transporter solute-binding subunit: MSIFNNLVKTIAIGAIVTGSFAASAFAQELKFFTIGTGGTSYTYYPVGGVIANAISKPPGSRECGEGGSCGVDNLIASAVSSRGSVDNVNAIMSGLRNSGFAQSDVAFWAYTGTGTMEGKEPAEGLRTIAALFQEDIHLVALKDSGINSVADLKGKRVSLDEPGSGTFVDAKLILEANGLSSDDVTAEALKGGAASEALRNGKIDAFFVVAGYPTGSLVELASAADIKLVPIDGEGAQALSDKYGFFSRSEIPAGTYEGVDATATVAVGAQWFTSAKEDEELIYQITKALWNEESRELLNVGHAKGKAITMETALDGVGVPLHPGAERFYKEAGLLKE; this comes from the coding sequence ATGAGCATATTTAACAATCTTGTAAAAACCATCGCAATTGGCGCGATTGTCACCGGCAGTTTTGCAGCGTCAGCCTTTGCCCAGGAGTTGAAGTTTTTCACCATTGGAACCGGCGGCACCTCCTATACCTATTATCCGGTTGGCGGCGTCATCGCCAATGCCATTTCCAAACCGCCCGGATCGCGTGAATGCGGTGAAGGCGGCAGTTGCGGCGTAGACAATCTGATTGCCTCCGCCGTGTCCTCGCGCGGTTCGGTCGACAATGTCAATGCGATCATGTCCGGCCTGCGCAATTCCGGCTTCGCCCAATCTGACGTCGCTTTCTGGGCCTATACCGGCACGGGAACCATGGAAGGCAAGGAGCCTGCCGAAGGTCTGCGCACCATTGCCGCGCTATTCCAGGAGGATATTCACCTTGTCGCGCTGAAAGACAGCGGCATCAATTCTGTGGCCGATCTGAAAGGCAAGCGCGTATCGCTCGATGAACCTGGATCAGGCACCTTTGTCGATGCCAAACTGATCCTGGAAGCCAATGGCCTAAGCTCCGACGATGTCACCGCAGAGGCCCTGAAAGGCGGCGCGGCATCAGAAGCACTGCGCAATGGCAAGATCGATGCTTTCTTTGTTGTCGCAGGTTACCCGACCGGCTCGCTGGTTGAACTGGCCTCTGCGGCCGACATCAAGCTGGTGCCGATTGATGGTGAAGGCGCACAAGCGCTGTCCGACAAATACGGCTTCTTCTCGCGCAGTGAAATCCCTGCCGGCACCTATGAGGGTGTCGACGCCACTGCAACCGTCGCTGTCGGTGCTCAATGGTTCACATCCGCCAAGGAAGATGAAGAACTGATCTACCAGATCACCAAAGCCTTGTGGAATGAGGAATCCCGTGAATTGCTGAATGTCGGCCATGCCAAGGGCAAGGCGATTACCATGGAAACAGCTCTCGACGGGGTTGGTGTGCCACTTCATCCCGGTGCCGAGCGCTTTTATAAAGAGGCCGGTTTGCTGAAGGAATAA
- a CDS encoding TRAP transporter fused permease subunit: MAGEQLNADMLEEIERKYDPEMAFRPTGPIIAAIVSVALVAMSLYHFYASGFGLIRELLHRGIYLSFVLGLVFLLFGIRKTTAAELPSKSWFRFDRVAIPDIIFAVLAVAAALYLPLLPPEILSERVGNPSQFDVFMGTVLLVLTLEATRRSVGPTLPCIAIVFILFALFGPWAPGALKHGGTSWLGLINHLYMTNQGIYGVAIGVMAQYVFLFILFGVLATRIGLGQLFIDLAMVIAGRYSGGPAKVAIFSSAFMGTISGSSIANTVTTGALTIPAMKRVGYPAHFAGAVEATASTGGQITPPILGAAAFIMVEYLEIPLRDILAAALFPALLHYFGIFIMVHLEAKKLGLRGLRPEELPKAGIVLRQHWLSIIPLAILVYLILSGRTPDFAAVYGIIACVVVGFLNPVNRLTIRDLWNALADGARNTLAVGAAAASVGVVVGVVTLTGVGFRLGYVVVQTATDLGGFVSAIWPLSVFTITQWALFFSLLLIAIACIIMGAGIPTTATYIILVAVAAPALAQLQVEPLVAHFFVFYYGVLADITPPVALAAYAAAGIAGSNPFKTGNTAFRLGIAKALVPFVFVYSPALLLVADGFTWAAFTVTLVGAMLGIACLGAAFSGFMLAPLPAWQRWWTALLSFLFIAPGLQTMTAGLVLLAPVIMLQLRSAKTRKLAESTTAKTM; this comes from the coding sequence ATGGCGGGAGAACAGCTGAACGCGGATATGCTTGAGGAGATCGAGCGCAAATACGACCCGGAAATGGCCTTCCGCCCCACTGGCCCCATCATCGCCGCCATTGTCTCCGTCGCGCTTGTGGCAATGTCGCTTTATCATTTTTACGCCTCCGGCTTCGGCCTGATCCGCGAGCTGTTGCATCGCGGTATTTATCTGTCTTTTGTGCTGGGACTGGTGTTTCTGCTGTTCGGCATACGCAAGACCACCGCCGCTGAGTTGCCATCAAAAAGCTGGTTCCGGTTTGACCGGGTTGCAATACCCGACATTATTTTCGCAGTTCTGGCAGTTGCCGCAGCGTTGTATCTGCCGCTCCTGCCGCCCGAAATCCTCTCCGAACGCGTTGGCAATCCATCTCAATTCGACGTGTTTATGGGAACGGTCCTGCTGGTCCTGACACTGGAAGCAACCCGGCGGTCGGTCGGTCCCACCCTGCCCTGCATCGCCATCGTGTTTATTTTATTCGCCCTGTTCGGCCCTTGGGCCCCCGGCGCGCTGAAACATGGTGGCACCAGCTGGCTTGGTCTCATCAACCATCTCTACATGACCAATCAGGGCATTTACGGCGTCGCCATTGGAGTGATGGCGCAATATGTGTTTCTGTTCATTCTGTTTGGCGTATTGGCAACCCGCATCGGCCTTGGCCAGTTGTTCATCGATCTGGCGATGGTCATTGCCGGGCGCTATTCAGGCGGCCCTGCCAAGGTCGCGATTTTCTCATCCGCCTTTATGGGCACGATCTCCGGCTCATCGATTGCCAACACCGTCACCACCGGCGCCCTGACGATTCCCGCCATGAAACGGGTTGGCTATCCTGCCCATTTTGCCGGTGCGGTGGAGGCGACGGCCTCCACAGGTGGTCAGATCACCCCGCCCATCCTTGGTGCGGCGGCCTTTATCATGGTCGAATATCTGGAAATTCCGCTGCGTGATATTCTGGCGGCAGCTCTGTTTCCCGCCCTGCTGCATTATTTCGGCATTTTCATCATGGTTCATCTTGAAGCCAAAAAGCTGGGACTGCGCGGCCTGCGTCCCGAAGAACTGCCGAAGGCCGGGATTGTGCTGCGCCAGCACTGGCTGTCAATCATACCGCTGGCAATCCTGGTCTATCTGATCCTGAGCGGCCGCACGCCGGATTTTGCCGCCGTTTACGGCATCATTGCCTGTGTCGTCGTCGGCTTTCTCAACCCGGTGAACCGGCTGACCATCAGGGATCTGTGGAACGCACTGGCTGACGGTGCCAGGAATACGCTGGCGGTCGGCGCGGCCGCGGCATCGGTCGGTGTCGTGGTTGGCGTTGTAACGCTGACAGGCGTCGGCTTTCGGCTCGGCTATGTGGTGGTTCAGACCGCCACCGATCTGGGCGGCTTTGTCAGTGCCATCTGGCCGCTTTCCGTGTTCACCATCACTCAGTGGGCGCTGTTTTTCTCGTTGCTGCTGATTGCCATTGCCTGCATCATCATGGGGGCCGGCATTCCGACAACTGCAACTTATATCATTCTGGTTGCAGTTGCCGCGCCGGCACTGGCCCAGCTTCAGGTCGAGCCGTTGGTGGCTCATTTCTTCGTGTTTTATTATGGTGTGCTGGCCGATATCACGCCCCCGGTAGCACTGGCGGCTTATGCGGCGGCCGGAATTGCCGGCAGCAATCCATTCAAAACCGGCAACACCGCGTTCCGGCTTGGCATTGCCAAGGCGCTGGTGCCTTTCGTATTTGTCTATTCTCCAGCATTGCTGCTGGTTGCCGATGGCTTTACCTGGGCTGCCTTCACCGTCACCCTGGTTGGTGCTATGCTGGGAATTGCCTGTCTGGGTGCCGCGTTTTCCGGCTTTATGCTCGCCCCGCTGCCGGCCTGGCAAAGATGGTGGACCGCGCTGCTGTCATTCCTGTTTATTGCACCTGGATTGCAAACAATGACGGCCGGACTGGTTCTGCTGGCCCCGGTCATTATGCTGCAGCTTCGCTCGGCGAAAACAAGAAAGCTGGCGGAATCGACCACTGCCAAGACCATGTGA
- a CDS encoding glutathione S-transferase N-terminal domain-containing protein gives MMILRSSPPSPFGRQIKIAANLLGVMDQITVEAADTTDPHDSLRQQNPLGKIPILITTQGTALYDSRVILDYLDELAGGGKLVPSGEARFPAYTLQALANGIIEAALIQVYEKRFRPEQSQSENWLSYQAEKVMRGLQALETSPPTMETIDDIHIGHVALACALGYLDFRFAGKWRDTYPALVAWLDGFSAFVPSFSATRIDP, from the coding sequence ATGATGATTTTGCGCAGTTCCCCGCCATCACCCTTTGGCCGCCAGATCAAGATTGCAGCAAATCTGTTAGGCGTGATGGATCAGATCACCGTTGAGGCAGCTGATACCACGGATCCGCACGACTCGCTGCGCCAGCAAAACCCGCTTGGCAAGATTCCCATTCTGATCACCACGCAAGGCACGGCGCTGTATGACAGTCGTGTCATTCTGGACTATCTCGACGAGTTGGCCGGAGGCGGGAAACTGGTGCCCTCGGGTGAGGCTCGATTTCCAGCCTACACGCTTCAGGCGCTGGCCAATGGCATCATCGAAGCAGCACTGATCCAGGTCTATGAAAAACGGTTTCGTCCCGAACAATCGCAATCCGAAAACTGGTTGTCCTATCAGGCCGAAAAAGTGATGCGGGGCCTGCAGGCGCTTGAAACCAGCCCGCCAACCATGGAAACCATCGATGACATCCATATCGGCCACGTCGCGCTCGCCTGCGCACTTGGTTATCTGGATTTTCGCTTTGCTGGAAAGTGGCGCGACACCTATCCCGCATTGGTCGCATGGCTGGATGGTTTCAGCGCATTCGTTCCCTCCTTTTCCGCCACACGGATTGACCCCTAA
- a CDS encoding antitoxin Xre/MbcA/ParS toxin-binding domain-containing protein: MAGATLAEHDDIARTIALLGGQATIGRPVRNNLEAHDLLIAGLPASALLHLTKEVGFLTSSRGILEKAVGISVRTLQRRKAAANRSLLDVDQSNRTWKFAEILGRATQIFGSREDAEAWMNRPAIGLNQRKPIDLLATSIGLEAVEDYLTRIEYGVYA; the protein is encoded by the coding sequence ATGGCTGGAGCAACACTGGCAGAGCATGACGATATTGCCCGCACCATTGCGCTTCTGGGCGGTCAGGCCACCATCGGCAGACCAGTCAGAAACAATCTGGAAGCCCACGACCTGCTCATCGCCGGGCTGCCTGCGTCGGCGCTACTGCATCTGACGAAAGAGGTTGGTTTCCTGACATCTTCCCGAGGGATTTTGGAAAAGGCGGTCGGGATTAGCGTAAGAACGCTTCAACGCCGAAAGGCGGCCGCCAATAGATCCCTGCTTGACGTTGACCAAAGTAACCGCACGTGGAAATTCGCGGAGATACTTGGCCGTGCCACACAGATTTTCGGGTCCAGAGAAGACGCTGAGGCATGGATGAACCGACCTGCGATCGGATTGAACCAACGCAAACCCATCGACTTGCTTGCAACCTCAATCGGACTGGAAGCGGTGGAGGACTATCTCACTCGTATTGAATATGGGGTCTATGCGTGA
- a CDS encoding RES family NAD+ phosphorylase, with translation MTPLPPPLGTGELRFWRLDAQRHAATWQSGEGSFRVGGRWNSSGVRTIYASLDPATAVLEVAVHKGFNVLDTQPHILICGRINDPALITVVTPDDIPNPNWLTPGTPNTNQQLYGDELLKEHRFVLIPSAVSRHSWNLIFNADKTVTDYDDVWQERFALDPRLQP, from the coding sequence GTGACCCCGCTTCCGCCACCTTTGGGAACCGGAGAACTCCGTTTCTGGCGCCTCGATGCGCAACGACATGCTGCAACCTGGCAGAGCGGTGAAGGCAGCTTCAGGGTCGGCGGACGCTGGAACTCATCCGGCGTTCGCACTATCTATGCGTCCCTTGATCCGGCAACAGCGGTGCTTGAAGTCGCGGTTCACAAAGGTTTCAATGTGCTTGATACACAGCCGCACATCCTGATCTGCGGCAGAATAAACGATCCTGCCCTGATCACAGTTGTAACACCTGACGATATTCCAAACCCTAACTGGCTGACCCCCGGAACTCCGAACACCAACCAGCAATTATACGGAGACGAATTACTCAAGGAACACCGCTTCGTGCTCATCCCCAGCGCCGTGTCACGCCACAGCTGGAACCTGATTTTCAATGCTGACAAAACCGTCACAGACTATGATGATGTCTGGCAGGAACGCTTTGCGTTGGATCCCCGGCTGCAACCTTGA
- a CDS encoding outer membrane protein → MVLRLALLAAGSAGALILSFNAAMAADPSDNGMYQQPVYNSAPPADWTGLYMGPMLGYIWGNLDPNTGAKVDTDGLLLGGFVGYNFQMGALVFGAEADIAMTSMDGSENGTDGDVDWTGSARGRLGYTWDRHMIYGTAGLGFLSADIDLGGASDENTHVGLVVGAGLETMVNQSFSARGEYLYSGYGEKDYGAFDADASTHAIRAGLAYQF, encoded by the coding sequence ATGGTTTTGCGTTTGGCACTTCTTGCGGCCGGCTCCGCCGGTGCGCTTATTCTATCGTTTAATGCCGCAATGGCAGCGGATCCTTCCGACAATGGCATGTATCAGCAACCTGTCTACAATTCGGCACCTCCCGCCGACTGGACCGGATTGTATATGGGTCCAATGCTGGGTTATATCTGGGGAAATCTCGATCCCAATACGGGTGCAAAAGTCGATACTGACGGCCTGCTTCTAGGCGGGTTCGTGGGCTACAATTTCCAGATGGGCGCGCTGGTGTTCGGTGCCGAGGCCGATATTGCAATGACAAGTATGGATGGCAGTGAAAACGGAACCGATGGTGACGTTGACTGGACCGGAAGTGCGCGCGGCCGTCTTGGCTATACTTGGGACCGCCACATGATTTACGGAACCGCCGGCCTTGGATTCCTCAGCGCGGATATCGATCTTGGCGGTGCCAGTGACGAAAACACCCATGTCGGCCTTGTTGTAGGCGCCGGTTTGGAAACAATGGTCAATCAATCCTTCAGCGCCCGCGGAGAATATCTTTATTCCGGTTATGGTGAGAAGGATTACGGAGCCTTTGACGCGGATGCCAGCACCCATGCCATCCGGGCGGGCCTTGCCTATCAATTCTGA
- a CDS encoding outer membrane protein: MHKLPKSFYPKKPKHSLRVAGTAGVAVLALTLAASAADPVQEQVYEPLPVQDTLYDWSGAYLGAMLGYTWGEYEPESMSSVDDDGYIAGGYAGLNFQSGSLVFGIEGDFAAAGLEKSYSGGSVETDMIGNVRGRIGYAFDRVLAYGAGGAAFANVKASDGAVSDENWQTGYTVGAGVEAAMTDNLLARVEYMYTDFGKETYALTTDTDIELKTHTVRAGLAYKF; the protein is encoded by the coding sequence ATGCACAAACTGCCCAAAAGTTTTTATCCGAAGAAACCAAAACACAGTCTCAGGGTCGCTGGAACGGCAGGCGTTGCCGTGCTGGCACTGACACTTGCTGCCAGCGCTGCCGATCCGGTGCAGGAACAGGTTTATGAGCCTCTGCCGGTTCAGGACACTTTGTATGACTGGTCAGGTGCCTATCTTGGCGCGATGCTGGGATATACCTGGGGCGAATACGAACCTGAATCGATGAGCAGCGTTGACGATGATGGCTATATTGCCGGCGGCTATGCGGGCCTGAATTTTCAGTCAGGTAGTCTGGTCTTCGGTATTGAAGGTGATTTTGCCGCGGCCGGTCTGGAAAAGAGCTACAGCGGTGGATCAGTTGAGACGGACATGATCGGCAATGTGCGTGGTCGCATAGGTTATGCATTCGATCGCGTACTTGCATATGGTGCCGGTGGTGCTGCCTTTGCCAATGTGAAGGCCAGCGATGGAGCGGTCAGCGATGAAAACTGGCAGACCGGTTATACGGTCGGTGCCGGTGTGGAAGCGGCGATGACCGACAATCTTCTCGCCCGAGTGGAATATATGTACACTGACTTTGGCAAAGAAACCTACGCTCTGACCACAGATACAGATATCGAGCTGAAGACACACACTGTGCGTGCAGGCCTGGCCTACAAATTCTGA
- a CDS encoding helix-turn-helix transcriptional regulator — MGKLKISNNIRRLRFDAGEMTQKDLAEKVSVTRQTIVAIENAKYSPTLELAILISRVFGKPLEEVFNIEDAS; from the coding sequence ATGGGGAAATTGAAAATTTCCAACAACATCAGACGCCTGCGATTTGACGCCGGTGAAATGACGCAAAAAGACCTGGCCGAAAAAGTCAGCGTGACACGCCAGACCATCGTCGCCATTGAGAATGCCAAATACTCGCCGACGCTGGAACTGGCGATTCTCATCTCCCGTGTTTTCGGCAAACCGCTTGAAGAGGTGTTCAACATCGAAGACGCCAGTTAG
- a CDS encoding bifunctional 2-polyprenyl-6-hydroxyphenol methylase/3-demethylubiquinol 3-O-methyltransferase UbiG, which yields MLFQPTTFWNLMARRYARSPIKNLEAYQHKLDMTARYLSPQDRLLEFGCGTGTTALIHAARVSHIDAIDFSSEMIAIAREKVVEQNVTNVRFEVAELEDWPIPEDGDGYDAVLAMSILHLVTDLDATLGRVYQALKPGGLLFSSTACIGSQSALLRSILPPLGAIGILPKILMLTPDMLTQAMTAQGLTVEHFWQPAKDAAAFVIARRPE from the coding sequence ATGCTTTTTCAACCCACAACCTTCTGGAACCTCATGGCCCGTCGCTATGCCCGCAGTCCGATCAAAAACCTCGAAGCCTATCAACACAAGCTTGATATGACCGCCCGATACCTGTCCCCTCAGGATCGGCTGCTGGAATTTGGCTGCGGCACCGGAACCACAGCGCTGATCCATGCCGCGCGCGTGTCCCATATCGACGCAATCGACTTTTCGTCCGAAATGATCGCGATCGCGCGCGAAAAAGTCGTCGAGCAAAATGTCACCAATGTCAGGTTCGAAGTGGCTGAACTCGAGGACTGGCCCATACCAGAGGACGGCGACGGCTATGATGCAGTGCTGGCAATGTCGATCCTGCACCTCGTCACCGATCTGGACGCCACACTCGGCCGGGTGTATCAGGCGTTGAAACCCGGCGGACTGTTGTTTTCTTCAACCGCGTGCATTGGCAGTCAGAGTGCATTGCTCCGGTCCATCCTGCCGCCCCTCGGCGCCATTGGCATATTACCAAAAATTCTCATGCTGACGCCCGACATGCTGACACAAGCCATGACCGCTCAGGGTCTGACCGTCGAACATTTCTGGCAACCCGCCAAAGATGCCGCAGCGTTTGTCATTGCGCGCAGACCGGAATAG
- a CDS encoding Shedu immune nuclease family protein, which produces MSDEEDFKFFEMRKEGKTYISRVFSYDAHSTERRRQVRIVLEGSDKLHLGEIEGAMCLRLTGKTRKTQITAYVSQDDKQIKRVTLQSFKNRAGDWIQSVEKDEFTFRSDEFERLVCFLKQIEFINLSNEQNFQIEDISTQAGKKSIVDASDSAIIKQFKEMEAGEREQIIRALQGALTSEEINILLGRRKGLEEFEKHICLGDWAEPEWQDFFDRQQWVFGYGLDYRIMRQFDREMAVGSGGSDNQNKPFVDFLMNFTDYTVLVEIKRPDTPIFRSSRGGRAGTWEFSPDFLSAVSQVIEQKARWLSFAQVGDHFNKTGTRKIEARTRNAKTVLVVGLRSEFSRADDERAAQIKHDTFELFRRENRTIEIVTFDELLERAQFITRDE; this is translated from the coding sequence ATGAGCGATGAAGAAGATTTCAAATTTTTTGAGATGCGGAAGGAAGGGAAAACATATATTTCAAGGGTTTTTTCTTACGATGCGCACTCCACCGAACGACGTCGCCAAGTGCGTATAGTGCTTGAAGGTTCGGATAAGTTGCATCTTGGCGAGATTGAGGGGGCGATGTGTCTTCGACTAACTGGGAAGACACGGAAAACGCAAATTACGGCGTACGTGAGTCAAGACGACAAGCAGATCAAACGAGTCACGTTGCAGTCCTTCAAAAATCGGGCAGGTGATTGGATACAGTCTGTTGAAAAGGATGAATTCACGTTCCGAAGTGACGAATTTGAACGGTTGGTGTGCTTTCTAAAACAGATTGAATTCATCAACTTATCAAATGAGCAGAATTTTCAAATCGAGGATATTTCAACGCAAGCAGGCAAAAAGTCCATAGTCGATGCGTCCGATAGTGCGATCATCAAGCAATTTAAGGAAATGGAAGCAGGTGAGCGAGAGCAAATCATACGGGCGCTTCAAGGGGCTCTGACGAGCGAAGAAATCAACATTCTCTTGGGTAGGCGTAAAGGGTTGGAGGAGTTTGAAAAGCATATTTGCTTGGGTGACTGGGCTGAACCTGAATGGCAGGATTTCTTCGATCGTCAGCAATGGGTTTTTGGCTATGGGTTAGACTACCGCATAATGCGTCAGTTTGATCGTGAGATGGCAGTAGGCAGTGGTGGTTCTGATAACCAGAACAAGCCGTTTGTCGACTTCCTTATGAACTTCACGGATTACACCGTTCTCGTGGAGATCAAGCGTCCTGACACTCCAATATTTAGGTCAAGCCGAGGTGGTAGGGCTGGCACCTGGGAATTCAGCCCAGATTTCTTGAGCGCCGTTTCTCAAGTCATTGAACAAAAAGCAAGATGGTTGTCTTTCGCGCAGGTTGGCGACCATTTCAACAAAACTGGAACTCGCAAAATTGAAGCGAGAACGAGGAACGCCAAGACAGTCTTGGTAGTGGGCTTACGGAGCGAATTTAGTAGAGCGGACGATGAGAGGGCAGCTCAAATTAAGCATGACACATTTGAACTTTTTCGCCGAGAGAACCGGACCATAGAGATCGTGACGTTTGACGAGTTGCTTGAGCGGGCGCAATTCATCACTCGCGACGAGTGA
- a CDS encoding calcium/sodium antiporter, whose protein sequence is MITYLALIAGLVILVVAGDLLVRGAVGLAERLGIPALIIGLTVVAFGTSAPELVVSMEAAASGAFGLAIGNVVGSNIANILLVLGAPSLIFATACSGPGTRRNALFMVAVTLGFIALASDGELGRLDGVVMISLLGVFLYDNYRSARRHRQQARDALEDEFGDIGTKPPALLGAFLAIGLIGLPLGANLTIFGATEIARSWGVSETAIGLTIVAIGTSLPELVASIMAACQRQSAVAVGNVIGSNIFNLLAIMGTTSLVFPLAVPDEIFVPDMWIMVLTSLALLPFIFFCKPITRPIGAFMVLLFSVYVVGVLYTHGF, encoded by the coding sequence ATGATCACCTATCTGGCTCTTATCGCCGGTCTTGTCATATTGGTTGTCGCTGGTGATCTGTTGGTACGCGGCGCTGTTGGCCTAGCCGAACGTCTCGGTATCCCGGCTCTGATTATCGGTCTGACCGTTGTGGCTTTCGGAACCTCTGCGCCCGAACTGGTGGTTTCCATGGAAGCAGCGGCCTCAGGCGCGTTCGGGCTGGCAATCGGCAATGTGGTTGGCTCCAATATTGCCAACATCCTGCTGGTTTTGGGCGCGCCATCGCTGATCTTCGCAACCGCCTGCAGCGGTCCGGGCACGCGGCGCAACGCCCTCTTCATGGTTGCCGTCACCCTTGGTTTCATCGCTCTGGCAAGCGACGGTGAACTGGGCCGTCTTGACGGTGTGGTGATGATCTCCCTGCTCGGCGTCTTTCTGTATGACAATTACCGCAGCGCCCGTCGTCACCGCCAGCAGGCACGCGACGCGCTGGAAGACGAATTCGGCGATATCGGCACCAAGCCGCCTGCCCTGCTGGGCGCATTCCTGGCTATTGGCCTGATCGGCCTGCCGCTTGGCGCTAACCTGACCATTTTTGGCGCCACCGAAATTGCCAGAAGCTGGGGTGTGTCCGAAACAGCTATCGGCCTGACGATTGTCGCCATCGGAACGTCGTTACCTGAACTGGTGGCATCCATTATGGCAGCCTGTCAGCGGCAAAGTGCCGTTGCTGTTGGCAATGTCATCGGCTCGAACATTTTCAATCTGCTTGCCATTATGGGAACAACCAGTCTGGTTTTCCCCCTCGCAGTGCCTGATGAAATTTTTGTACCCGATATGTGGATCATGGTACTGACATCTTTGGCCCTGCTGCCCTTTATATTCTTCTGCAAACCCATTACCCGGCCGATAGGGGCGTTCATGGTGCTGCTGTTTAGCGTCTATGTGGTCGGCGTGTTGTACACCCATGGATTCTGA
- a CDS encoding SDR family oxidoreductase: MTEHALVTGAAKRIGKALALHLAKRGCCVSVHYKTSEAEARQVVADITQMGGKAVAIQADLADMQAVAALEAAAAAAFGPVTLLVNNASTFEMDEIGSITQESWDHHLKPNLQAPIFLSQAVAKRLPAGQKGLIINLIDQRVWALTPRFMSYTLSKAALWSATQTLAQALAPDIRVNAIGPGPTLSNSRQSDGDFQAQIEATILQVQPQLSEFAAAIDFIRQAPSMTGQMIALDSGQHLAWQTPDVVGCFE; the protein is encoded by the coding sequence ATGACTGAACATGCACTGGTAACAGGCGCGGCAAAGCGCATCGGCAAGGCTCTGGCTCTGCATCTGGCAAAGCGTGGCTGTTGCGTCAGCGTGCATTACAAAACCTCGGAAGCGGAAGCCCGGCAGGTTGTTGCCGACATCACCCAAATGGGTGGCAAGGCGGTCGCCATCCAGGCCGATCTGGCGGACATGCAGGCCGTTGCCGCTCTGGAGGCTGCGGCAGCAGCGGCCTTTGGTCCGGTGACATTGCTGGTCAACAACGCCTCGACCTTTGAAATGGACGAGATCGGGTCGATCACCCAGGAAAGCTGGGATCATCATTTGAAGCCCAATCTTCAGGCACCCATATTTCTTTCCCAGGCGGTTGCAAAACGTCTGCCTGCCGGACAGAAAGGCCTGATTATCAATTTGATTGATCAGCGGGTCTGGGCTCTGACCCCGCGCTTCATGTCCTATACATTGTCGAAAGCTGCACTTTGGAGTGCCACCCAGACACTGGCACAGGCACTCGCGCCCGATATTCGCGTCAATGCTATCGGGCCGGGCCCGACCCTGTCGAACTCACGCCAGTCCGATGGCGATTTTCAGGCACAGATTGAGGCCACAATTCTGCAGGTTCAGCCGCAATTGTCGGAATTTGCCGCCGCCATCGACTTTATCCGCCAGGCCCCATCAATGACCGGCCAGATGATCGCGCTCGACAGCGGTCAGCATCTGGCATGGCAAACGCCGGATGTGGTGGGCTGCTTTGAATGA